In the genome of Hymenobacter cellulosivorans, one region contains:
- the lgt gene encoding prolipoprotein diacylglyceryl transferase, translated as MSLLAYITWDVSPIIAQIGPLTLRWYGLLFMSGFVVGTFVLSHIYKSEGVRPSWVDVITIYMLVGTIVGARLGHCLFYDPKYYLANPLDILKIWEGGLASHGATIGILLACWLFARNNKFDYLWVLDRIVIVVAIGGALIRLGNLMNSEIVGQPTDKPWAFVFPRDTEHLQPARPGETLPAGALYVERKMQADGKVGIETHPASYTPTATTEVAVPRHPTQLYESVFCILLLTLLYALWNRTKDRTPRGLLFGLFVVILFTQRFLGEFLKEDQGGWDRTMMDATHLNLGQLLSIPLILVGIWVLWRAGKDPHNPYGYAPRDLGQEEETKPVARAR; from the coding sequence ATGAGCCTGCTTGCCTATATCACCTGGGACGTGTCGCCCATTATTGCCCAAATCGGCCCACTGACGCTGCGCTGGTACGGGCTGCTGTTCATGTCGGGCTTCGTTGTGGGCACGTTCGTGCTGTCGCACATCTACAAGTCGGAGGGAGTGCGCCCGAGCTGGGTCGATGTGATTACTATCTACATGCTTGTGGGCACGATAGTAGGTGCCCGGCTAGGCCACTGCTTGTTTTACGACCCCAAATACTACCTGGCCAACCCCCTGGATATTCTCAAAATCTGGGAAGGTGGGCTGGCTAGTCATGGCGCGACCATCGGAATTTTGCTGGCCTGCTGGCTTTTTGCTCGCAACAACAAGTTCGATTACCTCTGGGTGCTCGACCGGATTGTGATTGTAGTGGCCATTGGCGGCGCCTTGATCCGGCTGGGCAACCTGATGAACTCCGAGATTGTGGGGCAGCCCACTGATAAGCCCTGGGCTTTCGTGTTCCCGCGCGACACCGAGCACCTGCAGCCCGCCCGCCCGGGTGAGACCCTGCCCGCCGGCGCCCTGTACGTGGAGCGCAAAATGCAGGCCGATGGCAAAGTAGGTATTGAAACCCATCCGGCCAGCTATACCCCCACGGCCACAACAGAGGTAGCGGTGCCCCGCCACCCCACCCAGCTCTATGAGTCGGTATTCTGCATCCTGCTGCTTACGTTGCTGTACGCTCTGTGGAACCGCACCAAGGACCGTACTCCGCGCGGCCTCTTATTCGGGCTGTTCGTGGTTATTTTGTTTACTCAACGCTTCCTGGGCGAATTCCTGAAGGAAGACCAGGGCGGCTGGGACCGTACCATGATGGACGCTACCCACCTGAACCTGGGGCAGCTGCTGAGCATTCCGCTGATTTTGGTCGGTATCTGGGTGCTGTGGCGAGCTGGCAAAGATCCGCACAACCCCTACGGCTACGCCCCGCGCGACTTAGGGCAGGAGGAAGAAACCAAGCCGGTAGCCCGGGCCCGGTAA
- the yidD gene encoding membrane protein insertion efficiency factor YidD yields MSYLFRQLLLGLIWVYRNLISPLTPPSCRYQPTCSAYAAEAVQKYGPWRGGRLALRRISRCHPLGGHGFDPVP; encoded by the coding sequence ATGTCCTACCTTTTCCGTCAGCTGTTGCTGGGCCTGATCTGGGTGTACCGCAACCTGATTTCGCCCCTGACGCCGCCCAGCTGCCGCTACCAGCCCACCTGCTCGGCCTACGCGGCCGAGGCCGTGCAGAAGTACGGCCCGTGGCGGGGCGGGCGGCTGGCTTTGCGCCGCATCAGCCGCTGCCATCCCTTGGGCGGCCACGGCTTCGACCCCGTACCTTAA
- a CDS encoding S46 family peptidase, whose translation MVQKLWAKVLLLALLLPAVARADEGMWLPLYVKRLNYADMQKKGLKLTAEEIYDVNNSSLKDAIVQLGGFCTGEFVSSQGLLLTNHHCGYDAIQTHSTPENNILEKGFFATTKSEEKTNPGLFVDILVRMEDVTGKVLEGITPQTSEVERAVLIQKRQKEMADAAKENGQYVAYVRDFFAGNEYYLFVYQRFGDVRLVGAPPEAIGKFGGDTDNWEWPRHTGDFSMFRVYADKNNKPTAGPQADNVPYVPKKHLPVSLQGVNEGDFAMVFGFPGRTQRFLPAAGLQMTLDQSNPARIKLRDTRLKLWKEDSDANPAIRLKYASKYASIANYWKYFIGQNEGMKRLKTVDQKKAEEASLMQWIAADASRGQNYGSALNDINQAYAGLRDYNLSSVYVNEAAYGTEIVAFAARLAPLYATLKDPKADKAAVQKATADLKDVVAEHFKDYNAPTDKKVFAALMQLYATDVPKAQQPDVFQTVQKQYGGSMQKYADYVFANSFLTSKAKTEAFLAAPTLAKLEADPGFKTWNSVYTNYTQNILPKMQANQATLARANRAYVAALRAKNTDKVYSPDANSTLRLSYGTVRDYSPRDAVDYKYYTTAQGILDKEDPTNPEFVVPAKESQLLQAKDYGRFADKDGTLHVAFTTDNDITGGNSGSPVINGRGELIGIAFDGNWEAMTGDLAYDKDLKRCINVDIRYVLWCVEKLGGGKALVDEMTIVNNGPNPGVGPQGSGSAMLNQLGDVDKMKVKTDDGQKTKIKKKKGKEKEEAAAGM comes from the coding sequence ATGGTACAAAAACTCTGGGCCAAGGTACTGCTGCTGGCGCTCTTGCTGCCGGCCGTGGCCCGCGCCGACGAAGGTATGTGGTTACCGCTCTACGTAAAGCGGCTCAACTACGCCGACATGCAGAAAAAAGGCCTCAAGCTGACGGCCGAAGAAATCTACGACGTCAATAATTCCAGCCTCAAGGACGCCATTGTGCAGCTCGGCGGCTTCTGCACCGGCGAGTTTGTGAGCAGCCAGGGCCTGCTGCTGACCAACCACCACTGCGGCTACGACGCCATCCAGACCCACAGCACGCCGGAAAACAACATCCTGGAAAAAGGCTTTTTCGCCACTACCAAGAGCGAGGAGAAAACCAATCCGGGTTTGTTCGTCGATATTCTGGTGCGCATGGAAGACGTGACGGGCAAGGTGCTCGAAGGCATTACGCCCCAGACTTCGGAAGTAGAGCGCGCCGTGCTGATTCAGAAGCGGCAGAAGGAAATGGCCGATGCCGCCAAGGAAAACGGGCAGTACGTGGCCTACGTGCGCGACTTTTTTGCCGGCAACGAGTACTACCTCTTCGTGTACCAGCGCTTCGGCGACGTGCGCCTGGTGGGTGCCCCGCCGGAAGCCATTGGCAAATTCGGCGGCGACACCGACAACTGGGAGTGGCCCCGCCACACCGGCGACTTCTCGATGTTCCGGGTGTACGCCGACAAGAACAATAAGCCTACCGCCGGCCCCCAGGCCGACAACGTGCCCTACGTACCCAAGAAGCACCTGCCCGTGAGCTTGCAGGGCGTGAATGAAGGCGACTTTGCCATGGTCTTCGGCTTTCCCGGCCGCACCCAGCGCTTCTTGCCCGCCGCCGGTCTGCAAATGACCTTGGACCAAAGCAACCCGGCCCGCATCAAGCTGCGTGACACCCGGCTCAAGCTCTGGAAAGAGGATTCGGACGCCAACCCGGCTATTCGCCTCAAGTACGCTTCCAAGTACGCCAGCATTGCCAACTACTGGAAGTATTTCATCGGGCAGAACGAGGGTATGAAGCGCCTCAAAACCGTAGACCAAAAGAAAGCCGAGGAAGCCTCCCTCATGCAGTGGATTGCCGCCGACGCCTCGCGGGGCCAGAACTACGGTTCGGCCCTGAACGACATCAACCAAGCCTACGCCGGCCTGCGCGACTATAACCTGAGTTCGGTATATGTAAACGAAGCAGCCTATGGCACCGAAATCGTGGCCTTTGCCGCCCGTTTGGCCCCGCTGTATGCCACCCTCAAAGACCCCAAAGCCGACAAAGCCGCTGTGCAGAAGGCTACGGCCGATTTGAAGGACGTTGTAGCCGAGCACTTCAAGGACTACAACGCCCCGACCGATAAGAAGGTCTTTGCCGCGCTGATGCAGCTCTACGCCACCGACGTGCCCAAGGCCCAGCAGCCCGACGTATTTCAGACCGTGCAGAAGCAATACGGCGGCTCCATGCAGAAGTACGCCGACTACGTGTTTGCCAACTCCTTCCTGACCTCGAAAGCCAAGACTGAAGCCTTCCTGGCCGCGCCCACACTGGCCAAGCTGGAAGCCGACCCGGGCTTTAAAACCTGGAATTCGGTGTACACCAACTACACCCAGAACATTCTGCCGAAAATGCAGGCTAACCAGGCCACCCTGGCCCGGGCCAACCGCGCCTACGTAGCCGCCCTGCGGGCCAAGAATACCGACAAGGTGTACTCGCCCGACGCCAACTCCACCCTGCGCCTGAGCTACGGCACCGTGCGCGACTATTCGCCCCGCGACGCCGTGGACTACAAGTACTACACCACCGCCCAGGGTATCTTGGATAAGGAAGATCCCACCAACCCCGAATTTGTGGTGCCGGCCAAGGAGAGTCAGCTGTTGCAAGCCAAGGACTACGGCCGCTTCGCCGATAAGGACGGCACCCTGCACGTGGCCTTCACCACCGACAACGACATCACCGGCGGCAACTCCGGCTCCCCGGTTATCAACGGCCGTGGCGAGCTGATCGGCATTGCCTTCGACGGCAACTGGGAAGCCATGACCGGCGACCTGGCCTACGACAAAGACCTGAAGCGCTGCATCAACGTGGACATTCGCTACGTGCTCTGGTGCGTGGAAAAGCTCGGCGGCGGCAAGGCCCTGGTCGACGAAATGACCATCGTCAACAACGGCCCGAACCCCGGTGTGGGCCCGCAGGGCAGCGGCTCGGCCATGCTCAACCAGCTCGGCGACGTGGACAAGATGAAGGTGAAAACCGACGACGGGCAGAAGACCAAGATCAAGAAGAAAAAAGGCAAGGAGAAAGAGGAAGCCGCAGCGGGGATGTAA
- a CDS encoding helix-hairpin-helix domain-containing protein: protein MKRVFLSVAALALLLAARSVRGQEYVRPPADLDRLVQELFAEIQSDQVPYEDLYETLLLYYQTPLNLNTATREELRALLLLSETQITALLDHRAAQGNLISLYELQSVEGFDLRTIYRVSPFVAVQSNAGNAARGPLWKRIAQEENNALFVRYERVLQDRQGYAAPDTTSTGRPASRYLGSPDKLLVRYRVSHQRDFSLGITAEKDAGEPLVWSPGTRRYGADFYSGHFVLQERGKLKTLALGDYQLQFGQGLLVSSGLQVGKGAETITTIRRSSLGVRPYSSVLESTFFRGAAATFNLTSTLRASAFVSRKRVDANVQTATDSLAEFDEFSSGFLITGFHRTANELANRQALRETIGGGNLTYTSRSSNFSAGLTAVDTHFDKPLQRQPEVYNAFEFRGKHNLAIGVNYSYVIRNIILFGETARSSSGGIGTVNGLLASLATNVDVSMLYRNYARDFHTFYGNALSENTRNINEKGLYVGLKVRPVSRWEVSAYYDQFSFPWLKFQAGTPTEGHDWLVRVTFSPSKTSLLYAQIRNRVKEYDVATAPGRNLPLTAPTQRRSLLLFYDTSPTLILSLRTRLQGTHYREDDGPQRTGYVLAQDASVKIGRVLQLSGRYALFDTDDFDTRQYVFEQDVLYAFSVPALSGQGTRAYVIAEVKCSKHLTLWLRYAETHYRHQTTVGSGLEELQGPRRSEVKVQARYRF, encoded by the coding sequence ATGAAACGGGTTTTCTTGTCTGTAGCGGCGTTGGCCCTGCTGCTGGCTGCCCGTTCCGTACGGGGCCAGGAATACGTGCGCCCACCTGCCGACCTCGACCGGCTGGTGCAGGAGCTCTTCGCTGAAATTCAGAGTGACCAGGTGCCGTACGAGGACCTCTACGAAACCCTGCTGCTGTATTACCAGACGCCGCTCAACCTGAACACGGCCACCCGCGAAGAGCTGCGGGCCTTGCTGTTGCTGTCGGAAACCCAAATTACGGCCTTGCTCGACCACCGCGCGGCCCAGGGCAACCTCATCAGTCTGTATGAGCTGCAAAGCGTGGAAGGCTTCGATTTGCGCACCATTTACCGGGTGTCGCCCTTCGTGGCGGTGCAAAGCAATGCCGGCAACGCGGCCCGCGGCCCGTTGTGGAAGCGAATTGCTCAAGAAGAAAACAACGCCCTATTCGTGCGTTACGAGCGGGTACTGCAAGACCGGCAAGGCTACGCCGCTCCCGATACGACTAGCACCGGCCGTCCCGCCAGTCGCTACCTAGGCTCCCCGGACAAATTGCTGGTGCGCTACCGCGTCAGTCATCAGCGCGACTTTAGTTTGGGCATCACGGCCGAAAAAGATGCCGGTGAGCCGTTGGTTTGGAGCCCGGGCACCCGCCGCTACGGTGCCGATTTTTACTCCGGCCACTTCGTGCTCCAGGAGCGGGGCAAGCTAAAAACGCTGGCTCTGGGCGACTATCAGCTGCAGTTCGGGCAGGGCTTGCTGGTTTCCTCAGGCCTGCAGGTGGGCAAGGGCGCGGAAACCATCACCACCATCCGACGCAGTAGCCTGGGTGTGCGGCCGTATTCCTCGGTGCTGGAAAGCACGTTTTTCCGCGGGGCCGCGGCCACCTTTAATCTGACTTCCACACTGCGGGCCTCGGCCTTTGTGTCGCGCAAGCGGGTGGATGCTAACGTGCAAACCGCTACCGACTCCCTGGCCGAGTTCGACGAGTTTTCCTCGGGCTTCCTGATTACGGGGTTTCACCGCACGGCTAACGAACTGGCCAACCGCCAGGCTCTGCGCGAAACCATCGGGGGCGGCAACCTGACCTATACCAGCCGCAGCAGTAACTTCAGCGCGGGCCTCACCGCCGTCGATACCCATTTCGACAAGCCTTTGCAGCGCCAGCCCGAAGTATATAATGCCTTCGAATTCAGGGGTAAGCACAACCTGGCTATTGGCGTCAACTACAGCTACGTCATTCGCAACATCATCCTGTTTGGCGAAACGGCCCGCTCCAGCAGCGGCGGTATTGGTACGGTGAATGGCCTGCTGGCCAGCCTAGCAACCAATGTGGATGTGTCGATGCTGTACCGCAACTACGCCCGCGACTTTCACACGTTCTATGGCAACGCCTTGAGCGAAAATACCCGTAATATCAATGAGAAAGGGTTATACGTGGGGCTGAAAGTGCGGCCCGTGTCGCGCTGGGAAGTATCGGCTTATTACGACCAGTTCAGCTTCCCGTGGCTCAAGTTTCAGGCCGGCACGCCCACCGAGGGCCACGACTGGCTGGTGCGGGTGACCTTCTCACCGTCCAAAACCAGCCTGCTCTACGCCCAGATCCGCAACCGGGTAAAAGAGTACGATGTGGCCACGGCACCCGGCCGCAACCTGCCGCTGACAGCTCCCACCCAGCGCCGCAGCCTGCTCTTGTTCTACGACACCAGCCCCACGCTGATTCTGAGCTTGCGCACCCGTTTGCAGGGTACCCACTACCGCGAAGACGACGGGCCGCAACGCACTGGCTACGTGCTGGCCCAGGACGCTTCCGTGAAAATCGGGCGGGTGCTCCAACTTAGCGGCCGCTACGCCCTGTTCGATACCGATGATTTCGATACTCGCCAGTACGTGTTTGAGCAGGATGTGCTGTACGCTTTTTCGGTCCCGGCCCTCAGCGGGCAGGGCACCCGCGCCTACGTTATTGCCGAAGTGAAGTGCTCGAAGCACCTGACGCTGTGGCTGCGCTACGCCGAAACGCACTACCGCCACCAAACCACGGTCGGCTCGGGGCTGGAGGAGCTGCAGGGGCCGCGCCGTTCGGAGGTGAAGGTGCAGGCCCGCTACCGGTTTTAA
- a CDS encoding reprolysin-like metallopeptidase, which yields MSSPSTNSWRTWRPALVGGLLAALGASHEATAQRVLWADDTQVPVAARTTTSVLNQYRPVAFQLDALRNVLRQAPAENGAGARNSTTVLSLPLPNGTSQRFRVVEVPVMHPSLAARYPEIKTYQAQGIDDPAATARLDLTPAGFHAMIMGADGQIVYIDPAAKGDNVHHLVFNRQSMNYSSIGRVCLNTETEALDVPQPTEFKRVPNGTQLRTYRLALAATGEYTATKGGTKAGALAGMVTTMNRVNGVYEKEVAVRMVLIANTDQVIYTDAATDPFTNDDGFVLLNENQRTISTIIGDANYDIGHVFSTGGGGVAQKPSVCLPVNATYTQGKARGVTGLTNPVGDAFDIDYVAHEMGHQFGGDHTFNSNTGNCAGSNRSAVSAYEPGSGVTIMAYAGICTPQDLSRNSVPYFHSRSFDQIVAHITGAGNCAVATPTGNTVPVVNAGANYRIPVRTPFALTGSATDADNDALTYSWEQYNLGPTGDPTQPAGDAPIFRFFTPTASPTRTFPKVYNLITNTDTIGEILPTYGRRLIFRLVARDNRVGGGGVDYDSMNVVVVPTAGPFLVTYPNTTSATPVRWLAGAPQQVYWDVANTTAAPINAANVDIMLSTDGGRTFPTVLLANTPNDGSQLVTVPQGVGASTQARIKVQASGNVFFDISNNNFAVVLPTGPTFFLTPTTTSNTAPIICPGASTSLSVAVGQLQGFSGAVDLSAANLPTGMTVTFANPTVTTGGSTTATINTTTATPSGTYVINLVGTSGSQTQQQQFLITIEKAATTAATPIAPTASNRSTLRPRFTWAPVANATGYEIEVATNSAFTNPVVALTPVTGTSFTPSISLQPNTTYFWRVRGTSPCGVAPFSAATQFQTGATLCQTIAATQVPRAIPAGAVRTVTSVISVGTSDLVSDVRIRNLTLTHPAVSELTITLTNPAGRSVTLVANACPGTADINLNFDDAATAALSCPLSSGATVRPVGSLGDLANTAAAGDWTLTVNDNNAANGGSLRSWSLELCTLGTLPPAPFSLQTIYNTFSNGSGKVDVIWSADPNSNAASYEVERSFQTNTNFQRVATVAAPNTYYEDQVTTSGRYFYRVRSVNAIGNSAYTNEANVLGSSSASLLKGIQVYPNPSTGIFKVNVDNTQRGAITLRVTDAMGRTVATQALTKAASLLQYDLDLSKLSTGVYQLHIDMPEGTAVQRLLKQ from the coding sequence ATGTCTTCACCCTCTACGAATTCATGGCGTACGTGGCGGCCGGCCCTGGTGGGCGGTTTGCTGGCGGCGCTAGGAGCTTCGCACGAAGCGACAGCCCAACGCGTGCTGTGGGCCGACGATACGCAAGTTCCCGTTGCAGCCCGCACCACTACTTCTGTTCTGAACCAGTATCGGCCCGTGGCTTTCCAGCTAGATGCGCTTCGCAATGTGCTGCGGCAGGCCCCGGCCGAGAATGGCGCCGGTGCCCGTAACTCGACTACGGTTCTTTCGCTGCCCCTACCTAATGGGACCTCGCAGCGCTTCCGCGTGGTAGAGGTGCCCGTGATGCACCCCAGCCTGGCCGCACGCTACCCGGAAATCAAAACCTATCAGGCCCAGGGCATCGACGACCCGGCAGCTACGGCCCGCTTGGACCTGACGCCCGCCGGCTTCCACGCCATGATTATGGGCGCGGATGGGCAAATCGTCTACATTGACCCCGCCGCCAAGGGCGACAACGTGCACCATCTGGTGTTCAACCGGCAGTCGATGAACTATTCGTCCATAGGCCGGGTGTGTCTGAATACGGAAACCGAAGCGCTTGACGTGCCTCAGCCTACCGAGTTCAAGCGCGTTCCCAATGGCACGCAGCTGCGCACCTACCGCTTGGCCCTGGCCGCCACGGGCGAGTACACTGCTACCAAAGGCGGTACCAAAGCCGGAGCCCTGGCGGGCATGGTAACGACCATGAACCGGGTAAACGGGGTTTACGAGAAGGAAGTCGCGGTTCGAATGGTACTGATTGCCAACACGGACCAGGTAATCTATACCGACGCGGCTACCGACCCCTTCACCAATGATGATGGCTTCGTCCTGCTGAACGAAAACCAACGGACCATTTCCACCATCATCGGGGATGCCAACTATGACATCGGCCACGTGTTCAGCACCGGTGGTGGCGGGGTAGCCCAGAAGCCTTCGGTTTGCTTGCCAGTCAATGCTACCTACACCCAGGGCAAAGCCCGCGGCGTAACGGGCCTGACCAACCCCGTGGGTGATGCCTTCGACATCGACTACGTGGCCCACGAGATGGGTCACCAGTTCGGCGGCGACCACACCTTCAACAGCAATACCGGCAACTGTGCCGGCTCCAACCGCTCGGCGGTTTCGGCCTACGAGCCCGGCAGCGGCGTGACGATTATGGCGTACGCCGGTATCTGCACCCCCCAGGACCTGTCCCGCAACAGTGTGCCGTATTTCCACTCTCGCAGCTTCGACCAGATTGTGGCCCACATCACCGGGGCAGGCAACTGCGCCGTGGCCACGCCCACCGGTAACACGGTGCCAGTCGTAAATGCCGGTGCCAACTACCGGATTCCGGTCCGCACGCCCTTCGCTCTGACTGGCTCGGCCACCGATGCCGACAACGACGCACTGACCTACTCGTGGGAGCAGTACAACCTGGGCCCGACGGGTGACCCAACGCAGCCCGCCGGTGACGCTCCGATTTTCCGGTTCTTCACGCCCACGGCTTCGCCCACGCGTACCTTCCCCAAGGTTTACAACTTGATTACCAACACCGACACGATTGGGGAGATTCTGCCCACCTACGGCCGGCGCCTGATTTTCCGCCTCGTGGCCCGCGACAACCGCGTGGGTGGCGGTGGCGTCGATTATGACTCCATGAACGTAGTGGTAGTGCCCACGGCCGGTCCTTTCCTGGTGACCTACCCCAACACGACCTCGGCTACGCCCGTGCGCTGGCTGGCCGGTGCCCCGCAGCAGGTATACTGGGATGTGGCCAACACCACGGCTGCGCCTATCAACGCCGCCAATGTGGACATCATGCTCTCCACCGACGGGGGCCGCACTTTCCCCACCGTCCTGCTGGCTAACACGCCCAACGACGGCAGCCAGCTCGTAACCGTGCCCCAGGGCGTGGGTGCTTCCACCCAGGCCCGCATCAAAGTGCAGGCTTCGGGCAACGTCTTCTTCGACATTTCCAATAACAACTTCGCGGTGGTGTTGCCCACGGGCCCCACGTTCTTCCTGACGCCAACAACGACGTCGAACACGGCTCCTATCATCTGCCCCGGCGCTTCTACCTCCCTGAGTGTAGCAGTAGGCCAGCTCCAGGGCTTCTCGGGCGCCGTTGATCTGTCGGCCGCCAACCTGCCCACCGGCATGACGGTAACCTTTGCTAACCCGACCGTAACCACGGGCGGCAGCACCACGGCGACCATCAACACGACGACGGCTACGCCTTCGGGCACCTACGTTATCAACCTGGTAGGTACCAGCGGCAGCCAGACCCAGCAGCAGCAGTTCCTGATTACCATCGAAAAAGCGGCGACGACGGCAGCAACCCCTATTGCCCCGACGGCTTCCAACCGCTCGACGCTACGTCCGCGCTTCACGTGGGCACCGGTAGCCAATGCTACGGGCTATGAGATTGAAGTAGCGACCAACTCGGCCTTCACCAACCCCGTGGTGGCGCTGACTCCTGTGACGGGTACCAGCTTCACGCCGAGCATTTCGCTGCAGCCCAACACGACCTACTTCTGGCGCGTGCGCGGTACTAGCCCCTGCGGCGTGGCTCCGTTCTCGGCGGCTACCCAGTTCCAGACGGGCGCTACCCTATGCCAGACGATTGCGGCTACGCAAGTGCCCCGGGCCATTCCGGCCGGTGCTGTCCGGACGGTAACCTCGGTTATCTCGGTCGGTACTTCCGATTTGGTTTCTGACGTGCGCATTCGCAACCTGACCCTGACTCACCCCGCCGTGAGCGAGCTGACGATAACGCTGACCAACCCGGCCGGCCGTTCGGTTACGCTGGTTGCCAACGCCTGCCCCGGCACGGCCGACATCAACCTGAACTTCGACGACGCGGCTACGGCAGCCCTGAGCTGCCCCTTGAGCAGCGGCGCTACGGTGCGGCCAGTTGGCAGCCTGGGTGACTTGGCTAACACCGCCGCCGCCGGCGACTGGACCCTGACTGTCAATGACAACAACGCGGCCAACGGCGGCTCGTTGCGCTCCTGGAGCCTGGAACTGTGCACCCTGGGCACTTTGCCCCCCGCTCCTTTCTCGCTGCAAACCATTTACAATACGTTCAGCAATGGTAGCGGCAAAGTGGATGTCATCTGGTCGGCTGACCCAAACAGCAATGCTGCGTCGTATGAGGTAGAGCGTTCCTTCCAGACCAACACCAACTTCCAGCGCGTGGCCACGGTAGCGGCTCCCAACACGTACTACGAAGATCAGGTAACAACTTCCGGACGCTACTTCTACCGCGTCCGGTCGGTAAATGCCATTGGTAACTCGGCTTACACCAACGAAGCCAACGTACTGGGCAGCTCTTCAGCTTCGCTGCTCAAAGGCATTCAGGTGTACCCGAACCCCAGCACCGGTATTTTCAAGGTAAACGTGGACAACACCCAGCGTGGGGCCATTACGCTGCGCGTAACCGACGCCATGGGCCGCACTGTAGCCACGCAGGCCCTAACCAAGGCCGCTTCGCTGCTGCAGTACGACCTCGACCTGAGCAAGCTCAGCACCGGCGTCTACCAGTTGCACATCGACATGCCGGAAGGCACGGCGGTACAGCGCCTGCTGAAGCAATAA
- a CDS encoding DUF3857 domain-containing protein, which yields MSRFLASAATLLLSGGSAVAGGGTPSYPVATLPAALRENAHAVVRNEEQTLVVKSMSRTVETVRRAVTILDEAGADWATLRVYYDQLNTVSYLRGTVYNAAGQAYLQLRPANVRDYGLSDGSTLASDGRARIADLRQPVYPYTVEYEYEVVSNNLLFYPSWHPQREEQLAVEKSSFRVVTPSDLPLRFQEEHLPAGVTAQHTLQGTTDVYQWQLQNLVALDDEPDSPPSTCRPQSC from the coding sequence ATGAGCCGTTTTCTTGCATCCGCCGCCACCCTTCTGCTGAGTGGCGGCTCGGCCGTGGCCGGTGGTGGCACCCCTAGCTACCCCGTGGCCACACTGCCCGCCGCCTTGCGGGAAAACGCCCACGCCGTCGTTCGGAACGAAGAGCAGACATTGGTAGTCAAATCGATGAGCCGCACGGTGGAAACCGTGCGGCGCGCCGTCACGATTCTGGACGAAGCCGGGGCCGACTGGGCTACGCTCAGGGTCTATTACGACCAATTGAATACGGTGAGCTACCTGCGGGGTACGGTGTATAACGCCGCCGGCCAGGCCTACCTGCAGCTGCGCCCCGCCAACGTGCGCGACTACGGCCTCTCCGACGGCTCCACCCTGGCCTCCGACGGCCGGGCCCGCATAGCGGATCTGCGGCAGCCGGTGTACCCGTACACGGTGGAATACGAATACGAGGTAGTTTCCAACAACCTGCTGTTTTACCCCTCCTGGCACCCGCAGCGGGAAGAGCAACTGGCCGTGGAAAAGTCCTCGTTTCGGGTCGTTACGCCGTCCGATCTGCCATTGCGCTTTCAGGAAGAGCACCTACCCGCCGGCGTTACGGCCCAGCACACGCTGCAGGGCACTACCGATGTGTACCAGTGGCAACTGCAGAACCTGGTGGCCCTGGATGATGAACCCGACTCCCCCCCATCCACCTGCAGACCCCAGTCGTGCTGA